In the genome of Cupriavidus sp. WKF15, the window TCTTGGGCTTGATCTCCAACTCCATCATCTCTACAATGTTCGTAATCATAGACATAAATCGTCTTATAGTTCAGGATTACAGACATTATGAAGCGGGACGAATCTCCACTTCTGCCTCTTTCCCGGGTCACTGAAGCCGAGCAGCTCGGTGTCCGTATCACCCAACTACGCCAAGGCCTGAGGCTACGCCAGGCGGATGTGGCTGCGCGCGCCGGGGTCTCTCGGGGAACGGCGATCCTGATTGAAAAAGGTGATCCGGGACGGACTCTTACGCAGATCCTGCGCTATGTTCATGCCCTCGCGCCGGAAGTCACCCTGCAGGCGCTCCTGGCAGGCGATGTGCCGGCATTGATCGCCTTGCATGCACGTAAGCTGCCACAGCGCATTCGCTCCGCAAGCAAGGCGGAACTGCGTGAGCTCGATTTCTAAGGAGAAGCCTTGGCCCCTCGTCGCGCTCCCAACAAGGTAGCGGTATTTGCCCACATCGCCGATCAGGCGGAAGGGCATCACTTCGTGCCCACAGGACTGCTCAGTCGCGAGACGTCCGCGAGTCGGCAAACCGTCAGCTTCGCCTATGGCACACGTTACCTACAGCGGCCGAACGCCGTCGAGGTAGACCCTCGCGCGCTCACCTTGGCGCAGGCGCGACAGGCGGAGCCCGGCACGGTGTGGTACCCGCTGCCCGAGGTGAACGAATTTGGGGGGATCCGCGATGCTGCGCCCGATGCCTGGGGCCGCCGTGTTATCGAGGCCGCGCTCAATGCCGTGCCGAACTCGCTCGACGAATTCACCTACCTGCTAGAGGCCGGCAGCGACCGGGTTGGTGCGCTGGACGTGCGGGAGGACACCAAGAGCCCCGCGCACAAGGGGGCCGGGGGTCTGATCGATCTGCCATACCTCTTGCAGGTGGCTGACGCGGTCGAGAACGGCGAGCCCATTCCGGCGAACCTGCTGCCATACCTCGGCGGCGTGCCGTCGGCAGGCGGCGCGCGCCCGAAAGCTTCCGTGCGGGAGACCAACAGCGTCCTGTGGCTGGCCAAGTTCCCGTCCAAGACCGACACGCTCAACATGGCAGTCCTCGAGGCCGGCGCCCTGGAGATCGCGCGGGCCGCTGGGCTTTCCGTTCCGCCCGTGAAGGTGATCGCGGTTGGGGGCAAGCCGGTGCTGATGATCCGTCGGTTCGACCGGTACTGGGCGCCGGCCGGGCAGCCGCTCGCGGCCATGGCGCGCGGCTACGACACCGAGCCCATGCCTGGCTATACGGAGGGACGCATTGCGCAGGTCAGCGCGTTGACCTTGATGGGATGCCCGGAGATGGAGTCGATGGCCAAGGGCTACAAGGATCTGGCCCGGACGATTCGCGAGCAGGTCGTGGCGTCGCGCGTGAGAGTCGACAACGAGGAGCTGTTTGCCCGCATGGTGCTCAACATCTTTCTGACCAATGACGATGACCACCTGCGCAACCACGCGTTTGCCTACGACACGCAGCTGCAGGGCTGGCGCCTGAGCCCGCTGTATGACGTCGTGCCGCGAGCGTCCGTCTCCATGGAGCGCCGCCTGCACCTAAGCGTGGGCAAGCAGGGGAAGCTTGCAACCCTCGACAATGCGATGAGCGAGTTCGCTGCCTTCGTGGCGGACCGACCTACGGCGCTCGACGTGATTCGCCGGGTATGGGGTGCCGTGCGGGGCTGGAAGAACATCTATGAAGGCCTGGGAGCCACCCAGGATCTGATCCGCACGCTCGAGCAGGCCGTCCGAAGCCTCTCGGACATTGCGAGTCCGGCGCTGGAGAAGGACATCCGTCGCGGCGCGGAAGCCAAGGCAGCCTAGAAAAACGGCGAGCAGATCCTCGTCAACGGCCGTCGGCTGGTCGATGTTCTGATTCGGCCACGGCCGGCGATTACCTGCGGTGATGTTCCACTCGGGTTCAAGGTTCGAATGATGCTGCCTTCCAGGCCCGCAGCCAGATTCAAGTGAAACGGCCAATAGTGCATCAGGCCATTGTCCCGAAGGGCATAGACCTCAACGGTCGACCCGGCGGCTACCAGCTCATGAATCAGATGCGAGAGCTTGCAAATGCTGGGGAGGCCCGAAAGGCGTGGGCGCTGGAGCATAGAAGCGATTTGCAACAGCGGCCTTGGTTGCCGCTTCAATCTTTCGGGGTCTGGCCAGGCCCGAGCCTAGCTCCCCTTTCGTACACGAAGTCTGGTTAATCCGCGGTATACCGGGTTGCCATTCCAGTGCGGTTCGTCGTCTAGGAGTGAAAGCTCGGGCCAGTGGCGCAGAATCGCCCGGAACAGGATCTCCGCCTCGATCAGTGTCAGCGCAGCGCCAATGCAGACATGGGGGCCATGCCCGAACGAAAGGTGGGAGCCTTCGCGCCGCGTGATGTCCAACTCGTCCGGGTTGCGGAAGCGCGCCGGGTCGCGATTGGCGGCGCCGATCAGGGCAACGACCAGATCGCCGCGCCGCAGTTGCCGCCCGTGCAGCATCAGATCTGTGGCAACCCGACGTCCCGTGTACTGGACCGGGCTCTCATAGCGCAACAACTCGCGCAGGGCATTGGGCAGCAGTTCCGGGGTCTGCTGCAGGCGCCGCCATTGCTCGGGATGGCTCAGCAGTGCGTGCAGCCCGTTGCCAAGCAGATTGCGCGTCGTTTCATGACCGGCAAACAGCAGCATCGCGCATTGCGCCAGGAGTTCCGCGCCGGCCTCGATTTTGCCTTCGGCCTGGGCGTACAGCAGATGCCCGATCAGGTCCCGCTGTGGCAGCTGCGAGAGATCTGTGTCCTGTGCCTTGCGCCGTGCCAGCATCGCTTCAAAGGCTGCCGCCATCTTGAGCAGGCTGACCTGGGCGCGTCGTTTCAGCGCTGCGTCGGGATCCGGTGCGCCGATGAAAGCGGCCAGGTCTTCGGACCAGGCGAGGAAGTCCGGCTGGCGCTCGGCGTCCATGTCGAGCAGCCTCGCGATGACCATCGCTGGCAGCGGCCTGGCGATCGACTCCATGAAATCGAACTCTTCCACGCCTGCCAGCCGCTCTATCAGCCCGGCCGCCATTTGCTCGATGATGCCGGCGAACGCGCGCAGGGCAGCCGGACGGAAGCCGGCATTGAGCACTTGTCGCAGCCTCGTATGATCGGGCGCGTCCAGGAACAGCATCGCCCGGCTGAACAAGCGCTGGAAGGGGCAAAGCTCCTGGCGCTCGCCTTCGCTGCCACGCATCACCCAGCCTCCCGTGCGCCGCGCCGAATATCGGGGGTCGCGCAGCACGGATTCCACATCCTCGTGCCCGGTGAGTAGCCAGGCACCCCCGAAGAACTCTTCACTCCAATGGATGGGCCCGAGCGCGCGCAGCGCGTGGTAAGCGGGGTAGGGGTTTTGCAGGAAGGCGCCGTCGACCAGGCGGTCGCAGGGGATCAACGCTCCGGCCATCGATGCCTGGCTGTAGGACCGGTGTAGAGCCTTCGAGGGGAGAGCGGTGGCCCGATCGGTAACAGTCGTGCTATCGGCAATGCTGGTCATCGTGAGATCTTGCTTTGGCAGCCAGACACTGTCGGGTTTCGGTCTGGCTCGGTTCGGAAGCGTCGGCAATGAGGCGAGAGATTCTTCACGCTTCTCCCCGCCGGGCTAGGACGGCGGACAGGCTGTCCAGCAAGCGTGTCACGTCGGCTGCGGTATGCGACGCCGACAGTGTGATGCGCAGGCGCGACGTGCCGTTGGGCACGGTGGCGCGGATGTCGTCGTTCTCAAGCGCTTGGGACAGCGACAGCGCGGCCTCGTTGTCGCTAACGATCAGGGGCTGGATGGGTGTGCTGCTGTCGGCGAGTTGCCAGCCGGCATTCGGATGCCGGACCTGAAGGGTTTGAAGGCCGTTGCGCAACTGCCTGATCAATTGCATCAGGTGGTTGCGGCGCTCGCGTCCTTCATGGCCTGCGATCAGCGCCAGGCTGCTCAGGAGCGCATGGACGATAGCCGGCCGCGCAGCCGCGCTGTGGAGGTAAGGACGGGCCTCGTTGGCCAGATGCTCCACAATCGTCCTGTGCGCAGCGACAAACGCTCCCGCCACGCCCGCTGCCTTGCCCAGCGTTCCGACATAGATCAGGCGCTCGGAGGTCAGTTCCAGGTGCTCCAGGGCACCGCGGCCTCGCTCCCCCAGCACGCCAAAGCCGTGGGCATCGTCCACCACGAGCCAGGCGTCATGGTGCTCGGCCAGTGCCTGCATTTCGGCGAGCGGTGCCATGTCGCCATCCATGCTGAACACGCTGTCGGTCACGATCAGCTTGAGCGGGCTGTTGCAGGCAGCAAGCTGCCTGGCGAGGGCGGTGATGTCGCAGTGTGGGTACCTTTTCATCGTGGCGCGAGCCAGTAGCGCGCCATCGATCAGCGAGGCATGGACGAGCTTGTCGCAAAACAGCGTCGCGTCGGCCGTGCCCAGCGCGCTCAGCACGGCCAGATTAGCCATATATCCAGTGCAGAAGTAGAGCGCCTGCACGTTGGGAATATTCGGAGTGAACCACCGGGCCAACTCGCTTTCCAGTTGGTGGTGGGCGAGCGAACGCGCATTGACGACGGGGAAAGCGCCGCTACCCGCGCCGTAGCGATGGGCCCCCTCCGCAAAAGCCGCGATCACCGCCGGGTGGTTTGCCAGCCCGAGGTAGTCGTTGCTGCAAAAGCTCAGCAGAGGACGTGCTTGACTGTCCTTGACGCTAACCGTCTGGTGAGGCGCGCATCCGGTATGTGCGGCGCGGCGGTAGCGCGTCAAAGCACCAGCGGCGCGCTCGGCCGCGGCCTGGTTCAGTTGGTCAATCAGCATTTGCCGAACTCCTGCGCTACGCGCTGCTCCGGGGGTAGAACAGCCGGCACATCGCGGCGGGCCAGCATGCGGGTATATCGGCCGCTTGTGGATGCATTTCCCACGTCAGCTCCTGTTTCGGCATCCTCGGCTCGGTCGTTTTAGGCAGGGCCCGAGCACTGGCATGAATAGGAGAGTGGATGTTAGTAGAGGCTCCTCATGTCCCGCAAACTGGGGGTGCTGAAGCGAGTTGAGAGCGGAACGTCGATAAAAACGCGACAAAGCCGACAAATGGATGTGTGATGCTGTAATTTGGCTTCACGCGGTACAGTCGCCTCTCGGGTCGATTGGCGCCTCAGCTATCCTATCGTCGAAGCAAAGCGCAATTAATCGCCAAGCGTTCAAACCACAACAACCTATGGAGCCAGCGCGCGATGGGTTCAAAGTGGCTATGAGCAATGTCGTCGATGACCGATCTCACGCAAGTCGCAGTGGCCGCGGAGCAGGGCCCGGTAGACCGGGTTGCCGTTCCAGTGCGGTTCGGCGTCTACGAGCGAAAGCGCGGGCTTGCAAATGCGTCACGCGGCGTCCGCCGCCCCCACCAGCGCCATTAACGGCGCCATGCATGGGCTGGCCGCCGCCAGCGCGCGCTGTTCGTCGAGGATGTCCTGGAGGATGGTATGCGTCGTATCCGGATTGGCCAGCACCACGCGGAAAACAGCAATCGGGCGGCCACCGCACTGTGTCGACGTCAACTGCGTGCGCGATACGAACGAGCGGCCGGCATCGCGCTGCATTTCCTGAATGCTGATGGTCAGTGCGTCCAGGATCTTCTCGCGCCTGTCCGCTGAAGCCGTTGCCAGCGTGGCACGCACGTCTCGGGTACATGGCGATAGGTCAGGATGCAAAGCTGCGGGTGGCTGTCGAGCTCGAAATCCAGTTGGCTCAACATGGTCGAGATCGAAATCGGCGTGCTGCGAAGACAGTGCCTGGATCGCCGCTTCGACTGCCGCGACCGGCTGATCACCGAGTCGCGGCTTGGGAGCAACTGCGAAACGCCAGCGGCGCTCGCATTAACTGGATGTTCTCTACCGAAACGGTCCGGGAAAAATTGGCCAAAGCCTACCCAGTACTGACCTCTGGCATACCGTCATAACCTGTGCGGAGGTACTAGTGGTCGTATCGGCCTGGTGCAGCCCGGTTGAAGGCGCGCTAGTCGGCGGCAACCGGCTCTGCCGGCTGTAGCGGTTCGAGCGCGACCGTTTCATCGAGGTGGAACAGGGCATCAAACTGGCCGGCGATGGACGCGTCGAAATAGTGGCTGGCGCGTTCGGTCCGGGGCAAGTAGAGTACGCCGATCGCACGTTCCAGCAAGACCTCGAACAGCGGCCCGCTTGCGCCCGGTCCCAGCGGCAGGAAGAAGCGGTCTAGGCCGGTGGCATGAAACAATGCTTCCCAGCTGTCAGGCAGGGCCGGGACGATGCGCTTGGGTTCCGGATCGCCATCCCACTCCGAGGCTGCGCAGACGTGGCCGGCATAGGTGGTAAAGCCGACCAGCAGTGCCCGCGTGCCGGCTTGCTGGCGTACCAGTTGCCCCAGGTTCCATTCGCCACGCAAGCGAGATTCGGTGGCACGGGCATCGCCCAGATGGGAATTGTGTGCCCAGACCACGGTACGTCCGTTGCCGCCTTGGCGCTGCCGGTACGCCGCAAGCGAGTAAAGGGTCTGCGCCATGTGGGCGTCGCGCAGGTTCCATGTGCTGACGCGGCGGCCGAACATCTCCCGGTAGTAGGCTTCCGCATTGACCACCACCAAGGCGTTCTGTTCAGCAAAGAAGTGGGAATCCATCGCCGCCAGCCCGTTTTGGGATATGTAGGCAGCTTCGTCGTTGCGCAACTGGAGCAGTTGCCGGATGGCACCATCCCGGGCTGGCGCGCGCAATCCCGCAGCGGCCTGATAGCCATAGGCGGCGGGGTCGCGCACATGGTCGAGGGCGGCATAGTGGTGGCGAGCCGCTTCCGCCTGCGCGGGGTCGGTGCGCTCGAGATAACCGATCACGGCTTCCGCGGAGCGATAGAGGCTATAGAGATCCAGGCCATAGACGCCAGTTCGCCGTTCCCTCGGCAAGCCCGCGTTGTGCGCGCGCAGCCATTCTATGAATGAGAGAAATTCCTGGTTCCTCCACATCCAGGACGGGAACCGCTCGAAGTCGGCGAGCGCCTGCTCACCGCTGTCGTCGCCCTCCCCCTGCACATAGCGATTGACGCGCCAGGCGTCCGGCCAGTCGCCCTCGATGGCAACCGCGTCGAAGCCGTGGCCGGCAATCAGCGCCTGCGTGATCTGGGCGCGCATTCGGTAGAACTCGGCGGTGCCGTGCGTAGCCTCGCCGAGCAGGACATACTGCTTGCCAAGGGCCAGGTCGAGCAGCGACGCATAGTCTGACGCGTTGCCCTGCAAGCGGTGGGCGGTTTCCCGTACCGCCAGGAACGGCGTGAGAGGAGGAGAGGGCATGGTGGCTCCTGATGGCGGCCTCGTGCTTTGAGGCGGACTTGGCTTGTGGCGACGGCGTCGGCTCCGTCTTCATCAGCGCATCCAGGGCAGCCCGGTCAATTACTTCCTTTTCAAGCAGCATCTGTGCAAGCGCGTCGAGCCGCCCACGCCGCGCCAGCAAGCTGTTCCGGGTCCGTTCGGCAGCCTCGGCCAGGATCAGACGGATCTCGTCGTCGATTGTCTGCGCCGCGCACTCGCTGTATTCCCATTCCGGCTGCCGCATGGCGGGGGCGCCCCGCAGTGGGCTGTTGCCCGTGCGTTCGTAGCAGGGCAGGCCGAGCGATTCGCTCATACCGTACTGGGTGATCATCTGCCGGGCCATGTCGGTGGCGCGTTCGAGGTCGTTCTGCACGCCGGTGGAGACATCGCCAAAGACCATGCGAAGAAAGCGCTCGACATTCCTGGTTTTCACGCCGGTTTCCGTGGCCATTGTCGGGATCCTTGCGAGGTCGCTGCTGCGTTTAACATAGTGCCGCGCCCGCGTCCCGGGTTGATCGGCATCAACAGACACCGGAGGAGCTGTCGCGACGCCTTGCGCCCGGGGGCTCCTTGATTTGCCGCAAGCCGCTCGGCCAACCGTCGACCAGAATGGTGCGGAGCGACCCTGCGCAGGAGGAGAACGTGACGGCCCAAGCACGAAATGCCACTGGCACGAAGCGAAGCGACAGCCGGTCGCGAGGCCTCGCCGCGATGGGAGCCGCATCGCCCACGCTAGGCGCCGGAAGTGGCTTGGCCTCTGAGCAGGCCCCCGTCCTCAGCCAGGCCGTGATCGCCACCTTCACCGAAATCGCCGACCTGCTGGATATATCGGGCGCCAACCCGTTCCGGGTTCGCGCCTACCGCAACGCGGCGCGGACCGTGAGCGGGCTGAGGGAGGACCTGCGGGCTTTTCTGGCACATGGCGGCGACCTTACTGATTTGCCAGGCATCGGCGAGGACCTGGCCGGCAAGATTCGCGAGATTGCCGATACCGGCACATGCGCATTGCTGAGTCAAGTGCACGGAGAGGTTCCCGGTCACGCGGCCTCGTTGCTCAAACTGCCCGGACTGGGGCCGCGACGTGTGCAAACATTGCAGCGTGAGCTGCATATCTCGTCGATGGATGATTTGGCTCGCGCCGCGCGCGAGCACCAGATCAGTTCACTTTCCGGATTCGGACCGCGCAGCGAGCAGCGCCTGCTCCAGGCAATCCAGGCGCATCTGGATCGCAACCGGCGCTTCAACCTGGATGTCGCCGGGCATACCGCCGAGCCGCTGTTGCGATACCTGCACGATAACGCGAGGACGACAGCCCTTGCCGTGGCAGGCAGTTTCCGGCGCGGCAGGGATACGGTGGGCGACCTGGATATCGTAGCCGCCTCAACGGCTCCGCGTACCGTCATCCGCGCCTTTGTCAGTTACCCGATGACGCAG includes:
- a CDS encoding helix-turn-helix domain-containing protein, coding for MKRDESPLLPLSRVTEAEQLGVRITQLRQGLRLRQADVAARAGVSRGTAILIEKGDPGRTLTQILRYVHALAPEVTLQALLAGDVPALIALHARKLPQRIRSASKAELRELDF
- a CDS encoding HipA domain-containing protein, with the translated sequence MAPRRAPNKVAVFAHIADQAEGHHFVPTGLLSRETSASRQTVSFAYGTRYLQRPNAVEVDPRALTLAQARQAEPGTVWYPLPEVNEFGGIRDAAPDAWGRRVIEAALNAVPNSLDEFTYLLEAGSDRVGALDVREDTKSPAHKGAGGLIDLPYLLQVADAVENGEPIPANLLPYLGGVPSAGGARPKASVRETNSVLWLAKFPSKTDTLNMAVLEAGALEIARAAGLSVPPVKVIAVGGKPVLMIRRFDRYWAPAGQPLAAMARGYDTEPMPGYTEGRIAQVSALTLMGCPEMESMAKGYKDLARTIREQVVASRVRVDNEELFARMVLNIFLTNDDDHLRNHAFAYDTQLQGWRLSPLYDVVPRASVSMERRLHLSVGKQGKLATLDNAMSEFAAFVADRPTALDVIRRVWGAVRGWKNIYEGLGATQDLIRTLEQAVRSLSDIASPALEKDIRRGAEAKAA
- a CDS encoding cytochrome P450; this translates as MTSIADSTTVTDRATALPSKALHRSYSQASMAGALIPCDRLVDGAFLQNPYPAYHALRALGPIHWSEEFFGGAWLLTGHEDVESVLRDPRYSARRTGGWVMRGSEGERQELCPFQRLFSRAMLFLDAPDHTRLRQVLNAGFRPAALRAFAGIIEQMAAGLIERLAGVEEFDFMESIARPLPAMVIARLLDMDAERQPDFLAWSEDLAAFIGAPDPDAALKRRAQVSLLKMAAAFEAMLARRKAQDTDLSQLPQRDLIGHLLYAQAEGKIEAGAELLAQCAMLLFAGHETTRNLLGNGLHALLSHPEQWRRLQQTPELLPNALRELLRYESPVQYTGRRVATDLMLHGRQLRRGDLVVALIGAANRDPARFRNPDELDITRREGSHLSFGHGPHVCIGAALTLIEAEILFRAILRHWPELSLLDDEPHWNGNPVYRGLTRLRVRKGS
- a CDS encoding 8-amino-7-oxononanoate synthase, whose amino-acid sequence is MLIDQLNQAAAERAAGALTRYRRAAHTGCAPHQTVSVKDSQARPLLSFCSNDYLGLANHPAVIAAFAEGAHRYGAGSGAFPVVNARSLAHHQLESELARWFTPNIPNVQALYFCTGYMANLAVLSALGTADATLFCDKLVHASLIDGALLARATMKRYPHCDITALARQLAACNSPLKLIVTDSVFSMDGDMAPLAEMQALAEHHDAWLVVDDAHGFGVLGERGRGALEHLELTSERLIYVGTLGKAAGVAGAFVAAHRTIVEHLANEARPYLHSAAARPAIVHALLSSLALIAGHEGRERRNHLMQLIRQLRNGLQTLQVRHPNAGWQLADSSTPIQPLIVSDNEAALSLSQALENDDIRATVPNGTSRLRITLSASHTAADVTRLLDSLSAVLARRGEA
- a CDS encoding erythromycin esterase family protein, coding for MPSPPLTPFLAVRETAHRLQGNASDYASLLDLALGKQYVLLGEATHGTAEFYRMRAQITQALIAGHGFDAVAIEGDWPDAWRVNRYVQGEGDDSGEQALADFERFPSWMWRNQEFLSFIEWLRAHNAGLPRERRTGVYGLDLYSLYRSAEAVIGYLERTDPAQAEAARHHYAALDHVRDPAAYGYQAAAGLRAPARDGAIRQLLQLRNDEAAYISQNGLAAMDSHFFAEQNALVVVNAEAYYREMFGRRVSTWNLRDAHMAQTLYSLAAYRQRQGGNGRTVVWAHNSHLGDARATESRLRGEWNLGQLVRQQAGTRALLVGFTTYAGHVCAASEWDGDPEPKRIVPALPDSWEALFHATGLDRFFLPLGPGASGPLFEVLLERAIGVLYLPRTERASHYFDASIAGQFDALFHLDETVALEPLQPAEPVAAD